One window of the Eucalyptus grandis isolate ANBG69807.140 chromosome 8, ASM1654582v1, whole genome shotgun sequence genome contains the following:
- the LOC104417063 gene encoding PR5-like receptor kinase, giving the protein MSMFRVLLFILHVLLLLRTSCGAKKNYLCVASSCGEVHNISYPFRLKGDPKGCGHSEYELACENNRTVLYLYADRYYVKSIHYHNDYFGYHFSGHITVVEDGLQKSNCSSLPRYLLMRSNFSANYLYNDGSWHSEVPVVFMKCSQPVASALYINTEPCIEGAYPSYTPRNISQMKVYSYAMYGMRSSDLQARDIKDSCNITLMTFLSNYNLTGEMASYNCVSLLCKDLHNMMAEGFNLFFYALPPSPSWPSSSSWLSWPSWPSWSSSSSSPSLPSWLSLPSPLSFAVFTAFAVYVVCAISAVYIVYAVSAISAISAISADSAVLTLSAVSFVSAVFAIFAVSTTDDSTQHIMGSVAGIAAWNLFFVLVYFLAAKFILGAPCVLIFLILKWMRRHQATDANIEEFLRAHNNFLPMRYSYSNIKRITQNFTCKLGEGGYGSVYRGILRSGNEVAVKILKESKSNGQDFISEVATIGRIHHVNVVQLVGYCFDYSKQALVYDFMPNGSLDKHISYKEGDDPLDYKKMYEISLGIARGIEYLHRGCDMQILHFDIKPHNILLDRSFTPKVSDFGLARLYPTDHNIVSLTAARGTLGYMAPELFYKDIGGISYKADVYSFGMLLMEMAGRRRNLNAHAEHSSQIYFPLWVYDQLGKEKELERVDVIEEERETTRKMIIAALWCIQLSPNDRPSMRKVLDMLEGDMDKLQLPPKPLLYPIEAPADDVDAEIELETISSSSSAPIVSSSSQFYHDHEFTKSCIV; this is encoded by the exons ATGAGCATGTTCCgtgttttgcttttcatattgCATGTTCTACTGCTACTGAGGACAAGTTGCGGTGCAAAGAAGAATTACTTGTGTGTTGCTTCGTCTTGTGGTGAGGTTCATAACATATCCTATCCTTTTCGATTGAAAGGTGACCCAAAAGGCTGCGGCCACTCTGAGTATGAGCTAGCTTGTGAAAATAATCGCACCGTTCTATATTTGTATGCCGATCGATATTATGTGAAGTCAATTCACTATCACAACGATTATTTCGGATATCATTTCTCTGGTCATATCACGGTGGTTGAAGATGGACTGCAAAAAAGTAATTGCTCATCCCTCCCTCGTTACTTATTGATGAGATCCAACTTTAGTGCTAATTATCTATACAATGATGGTTCTTGGCACTCAGAAGTGCCGGTGGTCTTCATGAAGTGCTCACAACCCGTTGCTTCTGCTTTGTATATCAATACTGAACCATGTATTGAGGGAGCATACCCTTCCTATACGCCCCGTAATATTTCCCAAATGAAGGTGTACTCCTACGCTATGTATGGGATGCGTTCGTCCGATCTACAAGCAAGGGACATCAAGGATTCTTGCAACATAACCTTGATGACTTTCTTATCGAATTATAACCTGACGGGGGAAATGGCTTCGTATAATTGTGTGAGCCTACTGTGTAAGGACCTCCACAACATGATGGCTGAAGGATTCAATCTCTTTTTTTATGCACTTCCTCCTTCGCCGTCTTGGCCGTCTTCATCGTCTTGGCTGTCTTGGCCGTCTTGGCCGTCTTGGTCATCTTCGTCGTCTTCACCGTCTTTGCCGTCTTGGCTGTCTTTGCCATCTCCACTGTCTTTTGCCGTCTTCACCGCCTTCGCCGTCTACGTCGTCTGCGCCATCTCCGCCGTCTACATCGTCTACGCCGTCTCCGCCATCTCTGCCATCTCTGCCATCTCCGCTGACTCCGCCGTCCTCACCCTCTCCGCCGTCTCCTTCGTCTCCGCCGTCTTCGCCATCTTCGCCGTCTCCACCACCG ATGATTCTACGCAGCATATCATGGGCAGTGTTGCTGGAATTGCCGCATGGAATCTCTTTTTTGTCTTGG TCTACTTCCTAGCAGCAAAATTCATACTCGGAGCTCCGTGTGTGTTGATATTTCTAATCTTGAAGTGGATGAGAAGGCATCAAGCGACCGATGCAAACATCGAAGAATTCCTACGAGCTCACAATAACTTCTTGCCCATGAGGTACTCATACTCGAATATCAAGAGGATcacacaaaatttcacatgcaagTTAGGTGAGGGGGGATATGGTTCTGTATACAGAGGAATACTTAGAAGTGGCAATGAAGTTGCAGTTAAGATTTTGAAAGAATCAAAATCTAATGGCCAAGATTTTATAAGCGAAGTGGCCACAATTGGAAGGATCCACCACGTTAATGTGGTGCAACTTGTTGGTTATTGCTTCGATTACTCCAAACAAGCTCTTGTCTATGATTTCATGCCGAACGGATCTTTGGATAAACACATTTCCTATAAGGAAGGTGATGATCCTCttgattataagaaaatgtatgagatctctcttggcatagctagagggatagagtatctacatcggggatgtgatatgcaaattctacaTTTTGACATCAAGCCTCACAACATTCTCTTAGATCGAAGTTTCACTCCGaaagtttctgactttggacttgcaagACTTTATCCCACCGATCACAATATAGTATCGCTAACTGCagcaagaggaaccttgggTTATATGGCTCCTGAGCTATTCTATAAAGACATTGGTGGCATTTCTTACAAAgctgatgtttatagttttgggatGTTATTAATGGAAATGGCTGGTAGAAGGAGAAATCTAAATGCACATGCAGAGCATTCGagtcaaatttactttcctttgtgggtttatgatcaactcggcaaagaaaaggaacttGAAAGGGTAGATGTcatagaagaggaaagagaaacaacGAGGAAGATGATAATCGCTGCACTGTGGTGTATACAATTGAGCCCTAATGATCGGCCGTCGATGAGGAAAGTCCTAGATATGCTTGAAGGAGATATGGATAAACTGCAACTACCTCCAAAACCACTTTTGTATCCAATAGAGGCACCGGCTGATGATGTTGATGCTGAGATAGAACTTGAAACAATCTCATCTTCATCAAGTGCTCCGATAGTTTCTAGCAGTTCCCAATTTTACCATGACCATGAGTTTACGAAATCATGTATTGTGTGA